A genomic region of Solanum dulcamara chromosome 2, daSolDulc1.2, whole genome shotgun sequence contains the following coding sequences:
- the LOC129880805 gene encoding UDP-N-acetylglucosamine transporter ROCK1, with protein sequence MAATVSKNANSENPTTAKTSGKVWFYSLLLTLQYGAQPLISKRFVRREVIVTSSVLTCEVVKVICALVLMAKEGTLKKIYREWTLFGSLTASGLPAAIYALQNSLLQISYKNLDSLTFSILNQTKLFFTALFTYIILRQKQSIQQIGALFLLIMAAVLLSVGEGSSKASSSSNPDEILFYGIVPVLVASVLSGMASALCQWASQVKKHSSYLMTVEMSIIGSLCLISSTSKSPDGEAIRQHGFFYGWTALTLIPVVLNAVGGILVGLVTSYAGGVRKGFVIVSALLVTALLQFIFDGRLPSPYCLVALPLVMISISIYQKYPYRVKKKQM encoded by the exons ATGGCTGCAACGGTATCCAAAAATGCGAACTCCGAGAACCCGACGACGGCAAAAACCAGCGGCAAAGTGTGGTTTTATTCCCTGCTTCTCACCTTACAGTACGGTGCTCAACCGCTCATATCCAAGCGCTTTGTCAG GCGTGAAGTGATAGTTACTTCATCTGTTTTGACATGTGAAGTAGTCAAG GTTATTTGTGCTCTTGTTCTCATGGCAAAAGAAGGCACTTTGAAGAAAATTTACAGGGAGTGGACCTTATTTGGCTCTTTGACTGCATCTGGACTGCCGGCTGCTATCTATGCACTACAAAACAGCTTATTGCAGATCTCATATAAAAATCTTGATTCACTCACGTTTTCAATCTTGAACCAAACAAAACTGTTCTTCACAGCTTTGTTTACTTACATAATTTTGAG gCAGAAGCAATCCATTCAACAAATTGGGGCTCTTTTCTTGTTAATCATGGCAGCTGTCCTTTTAAGTGTTGGTGAAGGCTCCAGCAAAGCTTCCAGTAGTAGTAACCCTgatgagattttattttatGGAATTGTACCAGTTTTGGTTGCATCTGTGCTTTCTGGTATGGCATCTGCCTTGTGTCAATGGGCATCTCAG GTTAAGAAACACTCATCTTACCTGATGACTGTTGAGATGTCCATTATTGGGAGTCTCTGCTTGATAAGTAGTACTTCCAAATCTCCAGATGGAGAAGCTATTAGACAGCATGGATTCTTCTATGGATGGACTGCATTAACTTTG ATCCCTGTTGTTTTAAATGCCGTTGGTGGAATTCTTGTGGGTCTGGTGACTTCATATGCTGGTGGTGTTAGGAAG GGATTTGTCATTGTGTCTGCACTTCTTGTCACTGCTTTGCTCCAGTTCATCTTCGATGGAAGACTTCCTTCACCATACTGCCTCGTGGCACTTCCATTGGTTATGATTAGCATAAGCATATACCAAAAATACCCATATCGTGTTAAAAAGAAGCAAATGTGA
- the LOC129877434 gene encoding BTB/POZ domain-containing protein DOT3: protein MQKLILHNGQENTGDHHESNESYQVHDQRIVVPTMLKAIADGFIKKEKSWFATSQLPSDLSIRVEDITFYVHKYPIIARCGYLNQIDLHEPQNSNLGYDIKLEKFPDGSETFETILKFCYGLPISLNPANVAALRCGSEYLEMTEAMEEGNLISKTEAFFTFVALSSWNDTIAVLKSCETLSPWADNLQIVRRCCDSIAWKMFRENSTAREIITNQGTWWFDDVATLRIDFFLRIITAVRVKGIKPEIIGSCIMNYGEKWLLSMYDETTRGMDCTNGTNRRNDSQWSITSGRIGETSIGQNKEQRTIIESLISILPPQKETVSCKFLLRLLKLSIVYAASPALISELEKRIGMVLENASMNDLLIPTYAVGEQTKNSNEEQTIHNIDVVQRILDYFLMYEQQKLQQQELKSMTLNISKLFDSYLAEIARDPNVSITKFRVLAESIPRHARMCHDGLYRAIDTYLKTHPSLSEPERRRLCKIMDCGKLSLDGCMHAAQNERLPMRIIIQVLLSEQVKMRAAVQGKDIIESDDNLDRENRWSSTKNEVKSLREELENVKMQMAELQRDYTELQQEYAKTNNKHKSSWTSGWRKMKKSALFIKKMMEDDTQEDEHRVKPGRRRQSIS, encoded by the exons ATGCAGAAGTTGATTCTTCATAATGGGCAGGAGAACACTGGAGATCATCATGAGTCTAATGAAAGTTACCAAGTTCATGATCAACGTATAGTTGTCCCAACTATGCTCAAAGCAATTGCTGATGGCTTTATCAAGAAAGAAAAGTCATG GTTTGCCACTTCTCAGCTTCCAAGTGATTTATCAATTCGAGTTGAAGACATCACCTTCTATGTTCACAAG TATCCAATTATTGCAAGGTGTGGCTACCTAAATCAAATTGATCTTCATGAgcctcaaaattcaaatttaggtTATGACATCAAGCTTGAAAAGTTTCCAGATGGATCAGAAACTTTTGAGACAATTCTAAAATTCTGTTATGGCTTGCCAATAAGTCTGAATCCAGCAAATGTAGCAGCACTGAGATGTGGATCAGAATATTTAGAAATGACAGAAGCAATGGAAGAAGGAAACTTGATTTCGAAAACAGAAGCTTTCTTCACATTTGTAGCCCTTTCATCGTGGAATGACACAATCGCGGTCCTAAAATCATGTGAAACGCTCTCTCCGTGGGCAGATAATTTACAGATTGTGAGAAGGTGTTGTGACTCAATTGCCTGGAAGATGTTTAGAGAAAATTCAACAGCAAGGGAAATCATAACGAACCAAGGAACCTGGTGGTTCGATGATGTTGCTACTCTCCGTATTGATTTCTTCTTGAGGATCATTACAGCAGTGAGGGTAAAAGGGATCAAACCTGAGATCATTGGTTCGTGCATCATGAACTACGGAGAGAAGTGGTTGCTTAGCATGTATGACGAGACAACGAGAGGAATGGATTGTACAAATGGTACTAATAGAAGGAACGATTCGCAATGGAGTATCACGAGTGGGAGGATTGGGGAAACGAGCATTGGACAGAATAAGGAACAGAGAACAATTATAGAGAGTTTAATTAGTATATTACCTCCTCAGAAGGAAACTGTTTCTTGCAAGTTCCTTTTAAGGTTGTTAAAGTTGTCAATTGTGTATGCTGCATCACCAGCTCTGATTTCCGAGCTCGAGAAAAGAATAGGGATGGTGCTTGAAAACGCCAGCATGAATGACCTCTTGATACCTACATATGCAGTAGGTGAACAAACAAAAAA TTCAAATGAAGAACAGACAATCCATAACATAGATGTGGTGCAGAGGATTTTGGATTATTTCCTGATGTATGAACAGCAAAAATTGCAGCAACAAGAACTGAAGTCGATGACATTGAATATCAGTAAACTGTTTGACAGCTACCTAGCTGAAATCGCGAGAGATCCCAATGTATCTATCACTAAGTTCAGAGTTTTAGCTGAATCAATTCCTCGACATGCTCGAATGTGTCATGATGGACTCTACAGAGCTATTGATACATACCTTAAG ACTCATCCTTCCCTGTCTGAACCTGAACGACGAAGGCTATGCAAGATCATGGACTGCGGAAAATTGTCACTTGATGGATGCATGCACGCTGCACAAAACGAAAGGTTACCTATGAGAATCATTATCCAG GTTTTGCTGTCGGAGCAAGTGAAGATGAGGGCTGCAGTACAGGGTAAGGATATTATAGAGAGTGATGATAACTTGGACAGGGAAAATAGGTGGTCATCAACGAAGAACGAGGTGAAGTCCCTTAGAGAAGAGCTCGAAAACGTGAAGATGCAAATGGCTGAGCTTCAGAGGGACTACACTGAGCTGCAACAAGAATACGCAAAGACGAACAACAAGCATAAAAGTTCGTGGACATCCGGATGGAGGAAGATGAAAAAGTCTGctcttttcattaaaaaaatgatgGAGGATGACACTCAAGAGGACGAGCACAGAGTTAAACCAGGCCGCAGAAGACAATCCATATCTTAA
- the LOC129880806 gene encoding ras-related protein RABH1e translates to MAAVSPLAKYKLVFLGDQSVGKTSIITRFMYDKFDTTYQATIGIDFLSKTMYLEDRTVRLQLWDTAGQERFRSLIPSYIRDSSVAVIVFDVANRQSFLNTSKWIEEVRTERGTDVIIVLVGNKTDLVEKRQVSIEEGETKAREFNVMFIETSAKAGFNIKPLFRKIAAALPGMEALSSTKQEDMVDVNLKPTTSSSHAEQQGGGCAC, encoded by the exons ATGGCGGCCGTATCGCCATTAGCAAAGTACAAGCTTGTGTTTTTGGGAGATCAATCTGTTGGAAAAACCAGCATCATTACTCGCTTCATGTACGATAAATTCGACACAACCTACCAG GCTACCATTGGTATTGATTTTTTGTCGAAGACAATGTACCTTGAAGATCGAACAGTTCGCTTGCAGCTCTG GGATACTGCTGGTCAAGAGAGATTTAGGAGTCTTATTCCGAGTTACATTAGAGATTCTTCGGTCGCTGTAATTGTGTTTGATGTTGCCA ACCGTCAATCATTTCTAAACACTTCAAAGTGGATTGAGGAAGTACGTACTGAACGGGGAACTGATGTCATAATCGTTCTTGTTGGGAACAAAACTGATCTTGTTGAGAAAAG ACAAGTATCCATCGAAGAAGGTGAAACCAAGGCTCGTGAATTCAATGTAATGTTTATAGAAACTAGTGCTAAAGCTGGATTCAATATCAAG CCTCTGTTCCGAAAGATTGCTGCTGCTTTACCAGGAATGGAAGCCCTTTCGTCCACGAAGCAAGAAGATATGGTGGATGTGAATTTGAAGCCTACCACAAGTTCATCTCACGCAGAGCAGCAGGGTGGAGGTTGTGCATGCTAG